In one Anticarsia gemmatalis isolate Benzon Research Colony breed Stoneville strain chromosome 9, ilAntGemm2 primary, whole genome shotgun sequence genomic region, the following are encoded:
- the LOC142975744 gene encoding multidrug resistance-associated protein 1-like isoform X1: MDNSSTIDNLCGSTFRNSSLAGYTDNGDFTPCFQKTVLVWIPCLYLWLAAFIEVYQMMKSKEANIPWNKLNISKLIVTLLLIILHFIDIGQVLYVSSRQYGARVLDVDYYNPIIKLLTLALSATLLCYNRKYGLRTSGVLFMFWLLLILAGLPQLRTEIMNNNTNNDVNVRYHFASYIVYYTLIILMFILSCFADLPPRDTPYVYSEKRQSPENSSGVPSRLTFSWFDPIAITGYRRTLTEEDLWRLNPQLVSKEAVTRFEKFWNRALKKRESCRKTDDINCSKTSFLMNQKSEKSSVSILPVVCVAFGAQFILGTIIRLVTDILTFASPELLRLLIGFVEGNEPVWRGYLYAIAMFACASIQTVLLGQTFMKTCTVGIKIRSSLSSMVYRKALSLSNEARKKNTVGEIINLMSTDVDRFSDLTFMYMVWSAPLQISLALYFLWGILGPSVLAGLAVIIVLMPFNGLFARLQQTLHGRLMKYKDERIKLMNEILNGIKVIKMYGWELSFQEHVLKIRNKEIKELKKMAFYNSTSTFVWFCTPLLVSMMTFVCYVLVNDKEVLDAKKVFVTLSLFNILRFPMLMLPNVLSNVVQTYVSIKRLNKFLNSEELDTSIIDHNPDKSGQILVEDGNFSWEDDDAEPLLQNINVHIPRGSLVAVVGAVGSGKSSLLAALLGEMNKVSGRVNVKGVTSYVTQQSWIQNDTVRNNILFGKTLDKSKYHKIIKACALKPDFDVLPGGDQTEIGEKGINLSGGQKQRVSLARAVYYDADNYFLDDPLSAVDSHVGKHIFDKVIGPSGLLKNKTRVWVTHNVSYLAQTDLVLVLREGHVSEAGTYQQLLEKKGDFAEYLLHHSTITEQSSEAKDLENIQQDLEGKLGPECERKLQWARSISSGARSEDSGGGGERDEKSNKEQTKEEEAKELDQLIEAETTETGKVKWAVYKHYLSNVGVAASVATAFIYILLNSLQVGTNFWLARWSDDDNVLVNGTVDTKKRDMYLGVFGGLSLGQAIMALFSDLLPFLASMKAARILHEVLLKNILRAPLQFFEVTPVGRIVSRFSTDVDSVDVVIPWHISNALNNLLEVLGTIFVVSYSTPMFLVVILPIGILYYVIQRFYVPTSRQLMRIKSVARSPILSHFNESILGATSIRAFGVQDRFVTDFQEKVDDFQAGFYLSAVADRWLAIRLNALGNFILLFAALFVVMGRENISPGLAGLSLSYTLKITKTLTWLVQTISVIENKIVSVERMKEYAETEQEAEWTVGAGPRASWPETGAVQLEGLTLAYRSGAEPVLRDVTCTVAPRDKLGIVGRTGAGKSTLTLGLFRIVEAVGGRILIDGLDVAGIGLHQLRSRITIIPQDPVLFSGTLRMNLDPFETYSDQDVWRALEHAHLKPFVQGLQAGLRHEVSEGGENLSVGQRQLVCLARALLRKTPLLVLDEATAAVDLETDELIQKTIRSEFAACTVLTIAHRLNTIMDSTKVMVLDKGRLVEFAPPEQLLQDKNSLFHNMAKDAGLVK, translated from the exons ATGGATAACAGTTCTACAATAGATAATTTGTGTGGATCTACATTTCGG AACAGCAGCTTAGCAGGGTACACGGATAACGGAGATTTCACACCATGCTTCCAAAAGACTGTCCTAGTGTGGATCCCGTGTTTGTATCTATGGCTGGCAGCGTTCATCGAAGTGTACCAGATGATGAAGAGCAAAGAGGCCAACATACCATGGAACAAATTAAATATCAGCAAGTTAATTGTAACACTCCTGTTAATTATACTGCACTTCATAGATATTGGTCAAGTCCTTTATGTGTCATCGAGACAGTATGGTGCCAGAGTCCTTGATGTTGATTATTACAATCCTATCATAAAACTGCTTACTTTG GCACTATCAGCAACATTATTATGTTACAACAGAAAGTATGGCTTGAGGACCTCTGGAGTGCTCTTCATGTTCTGGCTTCTTCTTATCTTGGCCGGCTTGCCCCAACTCAGGACTGAAATAATGAACAACAATACTAACAATGACGTCAATGTCCGATATCATTTTGCTAGTTATATCGTGTACTATActcttattatattaatgtttatctTAAGTTGTTTCGCTGATTTACCACCAAGAGATACACCCTACGTGTATTCGGAAAAG AGACAAAGTCCTGAGAACTCATCAGGCGTGCCCAGTCGACTCACGTTCAGTTGGTTCGATCCAATTGCCATAACAGGCTACCGGAGAACTCTAACTGAAGAAGATTTGTGGCGACTGAACCCTCAGCTTGTTTCAAAAGAAGCCGTTACAAGATTCGAAAAATTCTGGAATAGAGCATTGAAAAAGCGAGAATC ATGCAGAAAAACAGACGACATAAACTGTTCCAAAACTTCTTTTCTAATGAATCAAAAATCCGAAAAATCCTCGGTATCCATTCTACCAGTTGTGTGCGTAGCTTTCGGCGCACAATTCATATTAGGGACGATCATAAGGCTTGTCACCGATATCCTTACGTTTGCATCACCAGAGTTACTGAG ATTACTCATAGGATTTGTTGAAGGCAATGAGCCTGTTTGGAGAGGGTATCTTTACGCCATAGCCATGTTTGCCTGCGCTTCCATTCAAACTGTATTGCTTGGACAGACTTTTATGAAAACATGCACTGTCGGCATCAAAATTAGAAGTTCATTAAGTAGCATGGTATACAGAAAAGCCCTTAGCTTGTCTAATGAAGCTAGGAAGAAGAATACTGTCGGAGAAATCATTAACTTGATGTCAACTGATGTGGACAG ATTTAGCGATTTGACCTTTATGTATATGGTTTGGTCTGCACCTTTGCAAATATCACTGGCTTTGTATTTCTTATGGGGCATCCTAGGTCCCTCTGTCTTAGCCGGTTTGGCAGTTATCATCGTACTTATGCCATTCAACGGTCTGTTTGCTCGTTTACAACAAACTCTACATGGCagattaatgaaatataaagaTGAAAGAATAAAACTGATGAACGAAATTCTAAACGGCATTAAG gttattaaaatgtatggatgGGAGCTCAGCTTTCAAGAACACGTACTTAAAATAAGGAACAAGGAAATTAAGGAACTGAAGAAAATGGCATTTTACAATTCAACATCAACATTTGTTTGGTTTTGCACACCTTTACTG GTGTCAATGATGACGTTCGTATGTTATGTGTTAGTAAACGATAAAGAAGTCCTCGATGCGAAGAAAGTATTCGTCACATTGTCTCTTTTCAATATACTTCGGTTTCCAATGTTAATGTTACCTAATGTTTTATCGAATGTAGTACAG ACATATGTTAGTATCAAGAGACTGAATAAATTCTTGAACTCCGAGGAATTGGACACAAGTATCATTGACCATAATCCAGACAAAT CGGGCCAAATCTTGGTAGAAGACGGTAATTTCTCGTGGGAGGATGATGACGCAGAGCCTCTGCTACAGAACATCAACGTGCACATTCCTCGCGGCTCGCTCGTCGCCGTCGTCGGCGCTGTCGGCTCCGGGAAGAGCTCGCTGCTCGCCGCGCTGCTCGGAGAAATGAACAAAGTCTCTGGAAGAGTCAATGTAAAGG GTGTTACTTCATACGTCACGCAGCAGTCGTGGATACAAAATGATACTGtccgaaataatattttgtttggtaaAACTCTTGACAAAAGTAAATACCACAAAATTATTAAAGCTTGCGCGCTCAAGCCCGACTTCGACGTGCTACCTGGTGGCGATCAAACGGAAATAGGCGAGAAAGGTATAAATCTGTCTGGCGGTCAGAAGCAGCGCGTGTCTCTGGCGCGCGCGGTGTACTACGACGCCGACAACTACTTCCTGGACGACCCGCTCAGCGCCGTCGACTCGCACGTCGGGAAACACATCTTCGACAAG GTGATCGGTCCCAGTGGTCTGCTCAAGAACAAGACGCGTGTGTGGGTGACACACAACGTGTCGTACCTGGCGCAGACAGACCTGGTGCTGGTGCTGCGCGAGGGCCACGTGTCCGAGGCCGGCACCTACCAGCAGCTGCTCGAGAAAAAGGGTGATTTTGCAGAATATTTGCTGCATCATTCAACCATTACTGAACAGAGCTCTGAGGCTAAAG ATTTAGAAAATATCCAACAAGATCTGGAGGGTAAACTTGGTCCTGAATGTGAACGTAAGTTACAATGGGCACGGTCGATATCTTCGGGAGCACGGTCTGAAGACTCCGGTGGCGGCG GTGAACGTGATGAGAAGTCAAATAAAGAACAAACGAAAGAAGAGGAAGCGAAGGAATTGGATCAATTAATTGAAGCAGAGACAACAGAGACCGGAAAG GTTAAATGGGCAGTTTACAAGCATTACTTGTCGAACGTAGGTGTTGCAGCATCAGTGGCGACTGCCTTTATATACATACTGTTGAACTCTTTGCAAGTCGGGACTAACTTTTGGCTTGCGCGTTGGTCCGACGATGACAATGTG CTTGTGAATGGAACAGTTGACACAAAGAAACGAGACATGTATCTAGGAGTATTCGGCGGTTTGAGTCTTGGTcaag CCATAATGGCATTGTTCAGTGACCTCTTACCTTTCTTGGCAAGTATGAAAGCAGCTAGAATTCTCCACGAGGTGCTATTAAAGAACATACTTCGAGCGCCGTTACAATTTTTCGAAGTGACACCGGTCGGTCGCATTGTGTCCAGGTTCTCCACTGATGTGGACTCCGTAGATGTTGTCATCCCTTGGCATATCTCTAACGCACTGAATAACTTATTAGAG GTGCTAGGAACTATATTTGTTGTAAGTTACTCGACACCAATGTTCTTGGTGGTAATATTACCTATTGGAATCCTCTACTACGTGATACAAAGGTTTTACGTGCCGACGTCGCGGCAACTCATGAGAATTAAATCAGTGGCTCGCTCTCCAATATTGTCACATTTTAATGAAAGTATCTTGGGTGCCACTAGTATTCGTGCTTTTGGAGTTCAGGATCG ATTTGTCACAGATTTTCAAGAGAAGGTGGATGATTTCCAGGCAGGTTTTTATCTGAGTGCGGTCGCAGATAGGTGGCTAGCTATTAGACTTAATGCTCTTGGGAACTTTATACTACTGTTTGCTGCGCTGTTCGTAGTCATGGGCCGAGAAAATATCAGTCCTGGTCTGGCAGGACTTTCCCTCAGCTACACTTTAAAG atcacTAAAACCTTGACTTGGCTAGTCCAAACGATATCTGTAATAGAGAACAAAATAGTGTCTGTGGAGCGGATGAAGGAGTACGCCGAGACCGAACAA GAGGCGGAGTGGACCGTGGGCGCGGGCCCGCGCGCCTCGTGGCCGGAGACGGGCGCCGTGCAGCTGGAAGGGCTGACGCTGGCGTACCGCTCCGGCGCGGAGCCGGTGCTGCGGGACGTGACGTGCACGGTGGCGCCGCGCGACAAGCTCGGCATCGTCGGCCGCACCGGCGCCGGCAAGTCCACGCTCACGCTCGGCCTGTTCAG GATCGTGGAGGCGGTGGGCGGCCGCATCCTCATCGACGGGCTGGACGTCGCCGGCATCGGCCTGCACCAGCTGCGCTCGCGCATCACCATCATCCCGCAGGACCCGGTGCTGTTCTCGGGCACGCTGCGCATGAACCTGGACCCCTTCGAGACGTACTCGGACCAGGACGTGTGGCGCGCGCTCGAGCACGCGCACCTCAAGCCCTTCGTGCAGG GGCTGCAGGCGGGGCTGCGCCACGAGGTGTCGGAGGGCGGCGAGAACCTGTCGGTGGGACAGCGACAGCTCGTGTGCCTGGCGCGGGCGCTGCTGCGCAAGACCCCGCTGCTCGTGCTGGACGAGGCCACCGCCGCCGTCGACCTGGAGACTGACGAGCTCATCCAG AAAACGATCCGCTCCGAGTTCGCGGCGTGCACCGTGCTCACCATCGCGCATCGCCTCAACACCATCATGGACTCCACCAAGGTCATGGTGCTGGACAAGGGTCGGCTCGTCGAGTTCGCGCCGCCAGAACAACTACTTCAGGACAAGAACTCCCTGTTCCACAATATGGCCAAAGATGCTGGACTAGTTAAAtaa
- the LOC142975744 gene encoding multidrug resistance-associated protein 1-like isoform X2, with protein MYGWELSFQEHVLKIRNKEIKELKKMAFYNSTSTFVWFCTPLLVSMMTFVCYVLVNDKEVLDAKKVFVTLSLFNILRFPMLMLPNVLSNVVQTYVSIKRLNKFLNSEELDTSIIDHNPDKSGQILVEDGNFSWEDDDAEPLLQNINVHIPRGSLVAVVGAVGSGKSSLLAALLGEMNKVSGRVNVKGVTSYVTQQSWIQNDTVRNNILFGKTLDKSKYHKIIKACALKPDFDVLPGGDQTEIGEKGINLSGGQKQRVSLARAVYYDADNYFLDDPLSAVDSHVGKHIFDKVIGPSGLLKNKTRVWVTHNVSYLAQTDLVLVLREGHVSEAGTYQQLLEKKGDFAEYLLHHSTITEQSSEAKDLENIQQDLEGKLGPECERKLQWARSISSGARSEDSGGGGERDEKSNKEQTKEEEAKELDQLIEAETTETGKVKWAVYKHYLSNVGVAASVATAFIYILLNSLQVGTNFWLARWSDDDNVLVNGTVDTKKRDMYLGVFGGLSLGQAIMALFSDLLPFLASMKAARILHEVLLKNILRAPLQFFEVTPVGRIVSRFSTDVDSVDVVIPWHISNALNNLLEVLGTIFVVSYSTPMFLVVILPIGILYYVIQRFYVPTSRQLMRIKSVARSPILSHFNESILGATSIRAFGVQDRFVTDFQEKVDDFQAGFYLSAVADRWLAIRLNALGNFILLFAALFVVMGRENISPGLAGLSLSYTLKITKTLTWLVQTISVIENKIVSVERMKEYAETEQEAEWTVGAGPRASWPETGAVQLEGLTLAYRSGAEPVLRDVTCTVAPRDKLGIVGRTGAGKSTLTLGLFRIVEAVGGRILIDGLDVAGIGLHQLRSRITIIPQDPVLFSGTLRMNLDPFETYSDQDVWRALEHAHLKPFVQGLQAGLRHEVSEGGENLSVGQRQLVCLARALLRKTPLLVLDEATAAVDLETDELIQKTIRSEFAACTVLTIAHRLNTIMDSTKVMVLDKGRLVEFAPPEQLLQDKNSLFHNMAKDAGLVK; from the exons atgtatggatgGGAGCTCAGCTTTCAAGAACACGTACTTAAAATAAGGAACAAGGAAATTAAGGAACTGAAGAAAATGGCATTTTACAATTCAACATCAACATTTGTTTGGTTTTGCACACCTTTACTG GTGTCAATGATGACGTTCGTATGTTATGTGTTAGTAAACGATAAAGAAGTCCTCGATGCGAAGAAAGTATTCGTCACATTGTCTCTTTTCAATATACTTCGGTTTCCAATGTTAATGTTACCTAATGTTTTATCGAATGTAGTACAG ACATATGTTAGTATCAAGAGACTGAATAAATTCTTGAACTCCGAGGAATTGGACACAAGTATCATTGACCATAATCCAGACAAAT CGGGCCAAATCTTGGTAGAAGACGGTAATTTCTCGTGGGAGGATGATGACGCAGAGCCTCTGCTACAGAACATCAACGTGCACATTCCTCGCGGCTCGCTCGTCGCCGTCGTCGGCGCTGTCGGCTCCGGGAAGAGCTCGCTGCTCGCCGCGCTGCTCGGAGAAATGAACAAAGTCTCTGGAAGAGTCAATGTAAAGG GTGTTACTTCATACGTCACGCAGCAGTCGTGGATACAAAATGATACTGtccgaaataatattttgtttggtaaAACTCTTGACAAAAGTAAATACCACAAAATTATTAAAGCTTGCGCGCTCAAGCCCGACTTCGACGTGCTACCTGGTGGCGATCAAACGGAAATAGGCGAGAAAGGTATAAATCTGTCTGGCGGTCAGAAGCAGCGCGTGTCTCTGGCGCGCGCGGTGTACTACGACGCCGACAACTACTTCCTGGACGACCCGCTCAGCGCCGTCGACTCGCACGTCGGGAAACACATCTTCGACAAG GTGATCGGTCCCAGTGGTCTGCTCAAGAACAAGACGCGTGTGTGGGTGACACACAACGTGTCGTACCTGGCGCAGACAGACCTGGTGCTGGTGCTGCGCGAGGGCCACGTGTCCGAGGCCGGCACCTACCAGCAGCTGCTCGAGAAAAAGGGTGATTTTGCAGAATATTTGCTGCATCATTCAACCATTACTGAACAGAGCTCTGAGGCTAAAG ATTTAGAAAATATCCAACAAGATCTGGAGGGTAAACTTGGTCCTGAATGTGAACGTAAGTTACAATGGGCACGGTCGATATCTTCGGGAGCACGGTCTGAAGACTCCGGTGGCGGCG GTGAACGTGATGAGAAGTCAAATAAAGAACAAACGAAAGAAGAGGAAGCGAAGGAATTGGATCAATTAATTGAAGCAGAGACAACAGAGACCGGAAAG GTTAAATGGGCAGTTTACAAGCATTACTTGTCGAACGTAGGTGTTGCAGCATCAGTGGCGACTGCCTTTATATACATACTGTTGAACTCTTTGCAAGTCGGGACTAACTTTTGGCTTGCGCGTTGGTCCGACGATGACAATGTG CTTGTGAATGGAACAGTTGACACAAAGAAACGAGACATGTATCTAGGAGTATTCGGCGGTTTGAGTCTTGGTcaag CCATAATGGCATTGTTCAGTGACCTCTTACCTTTCTTGGCAAGTATGAAAGCAGCTAGAATTCTCCACGAGGTGCTATTAAAGAACATACTTCGAGCGCCGTTACAATTTTTCGAAGTGACACCGGTCGGTCGCATTGTGTCCAGGTTCTCCACTGATGTGGACTCCGTAGATGTTGTCATCCCTTGGCATATCTCTAACGCACTGAATAACTTATTAGAG GTGCTAGGAACTATATTTGTTGTAAGTTACTCGACACCAATGTTCTTGGTGGTAATATTACCTATTGGAATCCTCTACTACGTGATACAAAGGTTTTACGTGCCGACGTCGCGGCAACTCATGAGAATTAAATCAGTGGCTCGCTCTCCAATATTGTCACATTTTAATGAAAGTATCTTGGGTGCCACTAGTATTCGTGCTTTTGGAGTTCAGGATCG ATTTGTCACAGATTTTCAAGAGAAGGTGGATGATTTCCAGGCAGGTTTTTATCTGAGTGCGGTCGCAGATAGGTGGCTAGCTATTAGACTTAATGCTCTTGGGAACTTTATACTACTGTTTGCTGCGCTGTTCGTAGTCATGGGCCGAGAAAATATCAGTCCTGGTCTGGCAGGACTTTCCCTCAGCTACACTTTAAAG atcacTAAAACCTTGACTTGGCTAGTCCAAACGATATCTGTAATAGAGAACAAAATAGTGTCTGTGGAGCGGATGAAGGAGTACGCCGAGACCGAACAA GAGGCGGAGTGGACCGTGGGCGCGGGCCCGCGCGCCTCGTGGCCGGAGACGGGCGCCGTGCAGCTGGAAGGGCTGACGCTGGCGTACCGCTCCGGCGCGGAGCCGGTGCTGCGGGACGTGACGTGCACGGTGGCGCCGCGCGACAAGCTCGGCATCGTCGGCCGCACCGGCGCCGGCAAGTCCACGCTCACGCTCGGCCTGTTCAG GATCGTGGAGGCGGTGGGCGGCCGCATCCTCATCGACGGGCTGGACGTCGCCGGCATCGGCCTGCACCAGCTGCGCTCGCGCATCACCATCATCCCGCAGGACCCGGTGCTGTTCTCGGGCACGCTGCGCATGAACCTGGACCCCTTCGAGACGTACTCGGACCAGGACGTGTGGCGCGCGCTCGAGCACGCGCACCTCAAGCCCTTCGTGCAGG GGCTGCAGGCGGGGCTGCGCCACGAGGTGTCGGAGGGCGGCGAGAACCTGTCGGTGGGACAGCGACAGCTCGTGTGCCTGGCGCGGGCGCTGCTGCGCAAGACCCCGCTGCTCGTGCTGGACGAGGCCACCGCCGCCGTCGACCTGGAGACTGACGAGCTCATCCAG AAAACGATCCGCTCCGAGTTCGCGGCGTGCACCGTGCTCACCATCGCGCATCGCCTCAACACCATCATGGACTCCACCAAGGTCATGGTGCTGGACAAGGGTCGGCTCGTCGAGTTCGCGCCGCCAGAACAACTACTTCAGGACAAGAACTCCCTGTTCCACAATATGGCCAAAGATGCTGGACTAGTTAAAtaa